The following are from one region of the Streptomyces tuirus genome:
- a CDS encoding aminotransferase-like domain-containing protein — MHERSSVGELAEQLKRELDRYSPGGKLPSSRALVERFRVSPVTVSRALAQLAAEGLVVTRPGAGAFRAQARTAPAPAGDTSWQEVALSADGAADLVPRSVDASGVLVSLAAPPPGVIEFNGGYLHPSLQPERAMAAALSRAGRRPGAWGRPPMEGLPELREWFARGIGGSFTAAEVLVTAGGQSALTTALRALAPPGAPVLVESPTYPGMLAIARAAGLRPVPVPVDADGVKPALLADAFRATGAPALVCQPLFQNPTGAVLAPDRRAEVLRIARQAGAFVVEDDFVRRLVHEDAGPLPRPLAADDPDGVVVHVCSLTKATSPSFRVSALAARGPVLERLRAIQVVDTFFVPRPLQEAALELVGSPAWPRHLRALSAELKTRRDAMTGALALHLPELALPYVPAGGYHLWPRLPDGTDESALTSAALRAGVALTPGRPYFSAEPPAAHLRLSFAAVAGTGEIAEGVRRLRKACDEVLG, encoded by the coding sequence ATGCACGAGCGTAGCAGCGTAGGTGAACTGGCGGAACAGCTGAAGCGGGAGCTCGACCGCTACTCTCCCGGTGGAAAGCTGCCGTCGAGCCGTGCTCTGGTCGAGCGGTTCCGGGTGAGTCCCGTGACGGTGTCGCGGGCCCTGGCCCAGCTCGCCGCCGAGGGGCTCGTGGTCACCCGGCCCGGGGCGGGCGCGTTCCGCGCACAGGCCCGGACGGCACCGGCCCCCGCCGGGGACACCTCCTGGCAGGAGGTCGCCCTCAGTGCCGACGGCGCGGCCGACCTCGTCCCGCGCTCGGTCGACGCCTCCGGGGTGCTGGTGTCGCTGGCCGCCCCGCCGCCCGGCGTGATCGAGTTCAACGGCGGCTATCTGCACCCGTCCCTGCAACCGGAGCGGGCGATGGCCGCGGCCCTCTCGCGCGCCGGACGCCGTCCCGGTGCCTGGGGGCGCCCGCCCATGGAGGGGCTGCCGGAGTTGCGCGAGTGGTTCGCGCGCGGCATCGGCGGGTCCTTCACCGCCGCCGAAGTGCTGGTCACCGCGGGCGGACAGTCCGCGCTCACCACCGCCCTGCGCGCCCTCGCCCCGCCCGGCGCCCCCGTCCTGGTCGAGTCGCCCACCTACCCCGGCATGCTCGCCATCGCCCGGGCCGCCGGTCTGCGCCCGGTGCCCGTCCCGGTGGACGCAGACGGCGTGAAACCGGCGCTGCTCGCCGACGCCTTCCGCGCCACCGGCGCCCCGGCCCTCGTCTGCCAGCCGCTCTTCCAGAACCCCACCGGCGCGGTGCTCGCCCCCGACCGGCGCGCCGAGGTGCTGCGCATCGCCCGCCAGGCGGGCGCGTTCGTCGTCGAGGACGACTTCGTGCGGCGGCTCGTGCACGAGGACGCGGGGCCCCTGCCGCGCCCGCTGGCCGCCGACGACCCCGACGGCGTCGTCGTCCACGTCTGCTCGCTGACCAAGGCGACCTCGCCGAGCTTCCGGGTGAGCGCCCTGGCCGCGCGCGGGCCGGTGCTGGAGAGACTGCGCGCCATCCAGGTCGTCGACACCTTCTTCGTGCCGCGCCCGCTCCAGGAGGCCGCACTCGAACTCGTCGGCTCGCCCGCCTGGCCCCGTCATCTGCGGGCCCTCTCCGCGGAGTTGAAGACCCGGCGGGACGCGATGACCGGCGCCCTCGCCCTGCACCTGCCCGAGCTGGCCCTGCCGTACGTCCCCGCCGGCGGCTACCACCTCTGGCCCCGCCTGCCCGACGGCACGGACGAGTCGGCCCTGACCTCCGCGGCCCTGCGCGCCGGCGTCGCCCTCACCCCCGGCCGCCCCTACTTCAGCGCCGAGCCACCGGCCGCGCACCTCAGGCTCAGCTTCGCGGCGGTCGCCGGGACCGGAGAGATCGCGGAGGGCGTCCGACGGCTGCGCAAGGCATGCGACGAGGTGCTGGGATAA
- a CDS encoding DUF1918 domain-containing protein, whose amino-acid sequence MRATVGDHLVQHGRVVGQHDKIGEIVEVLGQKGNPPYRVRFEDGHEGVCSPGPDTEIRHRETTTGP is encoded by the coding sequence ATGCGCGCAACCGTGGGCGACCATCTTGTCCAGCACGGCAGGGTGGTCGGTCAGCACGACAAGATCGGCGAGATCGTCGAAGTGCTCGGCCAGAAGGGCAACCCCCCGTACCGCGTCCGCTTCGAGGACGGGCACGAGGGCGTGTGCTCCCCGGGACCCGACACCGAGATCCGGCACCGGGAGACCACCACCGGGCCATGA
- a CDS encoding glycoside hydrolase family 10 protein, translated as MGRVSRRAFAVAALSAFTMMPRASAATGHRGGAAESEMRGVWIASVANRDWPSKSGLSASQQRAELLTHLDTAADHRLNTVFFQVRPTADAMWPSPYEPWSQYLTGTQGKDPGWDPLGTAVEEAHARGLQLHAWFNPYRIAVHADPSRLAASHPARQNPHWAVTYGGKLFYNPGLPEVRAFVEDAMLDAVAKYPVDGVHFDDYFYPYPVAGQTFDDDDAYDEHGGGFPDRAAWRRDNIDLLVRETADRVKEVRPGARFGISPFGVWRNAGTDPLGSDTKAGVETYDDLHADTRKWVREGWIDYIVPQLYWNIGFAAADYAKLVPWWAEVARGSSTQLYIGEALYKAGDPAQPAAWQQTGELSRHLTLAGEHTQVRGHVYFAAKDVATDRIGAMARVVADHYGQPAPPPR; from the coding sequence GTCTGGATCGCGTCCGTGGCCAACCGCGACTGGCCGTCGAAGTCCGGGCTGAGCGCGTCGCAGCAGCGCGCCGAACTGCTCACCCATCTCGACACGGCGGCCGACCACCGCCTCAACACCGTGTTCTTCCAGGTCCGGCCCACGGCGGACGCGATGTGGCCCTCGCCGTACGAGCCCTGGTCGCAGTACCTCACCGGCACCCAGGGCAAGGATCCCGGATGGGACCCGCTGGGCACGGCCGTCGAGGAGGCCCATGCCCGGGGTCTTCAGCTGCACGCCTGGTTCAACCCGTACCGGATCGCCGTGCACGCCGACCCGTCCCGCCTGGCCGCCTCCCACCCCGCCCGCCAGAACCCCCACTGGGCGGTGACGTACGGCGGGAAGCTCTTCTACAACCCGGGACTGCCCGAGGTCCGCGCCTTCGTCGAGGACGCGATGCTCGACGCGGTGGCGAAGTACCCCGTGGACGGCGTCCACTTCGACGACTACTTCTACCCGTACCCCGTGGCCGGGCAGACCTTCGACGACGACGACGCCTACGACGAGCACGGCGGCGGCTTCCCGGACCGGGCCGCCTGGCGCCGGGACAACATCGACCTGCTGGTGCGGGAGACGGCGGACCGCGTCAAGGAGGTCCGGCCCGGCGCACGCTTCGGCATCAGCCCCTTCGGCGTGTGGCGCAACGCCGGGACCGACCCGCTCGGCTCGGACACCAAGGCGGGCGTGGAGACGTACGACGATCTGCACGCGGACACCCGGAAGTGGGTGCGCGAGGGCTGGATCGACTACATCGTCCCGCAGCTGTACTGGAACATCGGCTTCGCCGCCGCCGACTACGCGAAGCTGGTGCCCTGGTGGGCGGAGGTCGCGCGCGGCAGCTCGACGCAGCTCTACATCGGGGAGGCGCTGTACAAGGCGGGCGACCCGGCGCAGCCCGCGGCGTGGCAGCAGACGGGCGAGCTGTCCCGGCACCTGACGCTGGCCGGGGAGCACACACAGGTGCGTGGGCATGTCTACTTCGCCGCCAAGGACGTGGCGACCGACCGGATCGGGGCGATGGCGCGGGTCGTCGCCGACCACTACGGGCAGCCGGCGCCGCCCCCGCGCTGA
- a CDS encoding DMT family transporter, translating into MRAQSSATATPSIAVATSEPEHPGFGTLQAALGVVAFSLTFPATAWGLEGFGPWSLVAVRSVLAALIAGGCLLALRVPLPARRHWAGLAVVGAGVVLGFPLLTTLALETSTTAHAAVVVGLLPLTTALFSALRVGTRPSRTFWIAALAGAAAVLAFTVQQSGGALSTADLYLFAALLVCAAGYTEGGRLARVMPGWQVIGWALVLCLPLTVPVAALALAHEPVHLTAHSVTGLLWVAAGSQFVGLVVWYRGMAAIGIPKASQLQLAQPLLTLVWSVLLLGEHLTVAAPLTAAAVLVCIAVTQRSRG; encoded by the coding sequence ATGAGAGCACAGAGTAGCGCTACTGCCACGCCTTCGATAGCAGTCGCCACCTCGGAGCCGGAGCATCCCGGCTTCGGCACCCTCCAGGCCGCCCTCGGCGTCGTCGCCTTCTCCCTCACGTTCCCGGCCACCGCCTGGGGACTGGAGGGCTTCGGGCCCTGGTCGCTGGTCGCCGTGCGGAGCGTGCTGGCCGCGCTGATCGCGGGCGGCTGTCTGCTGGCCCTGCGCGTGCCGCTGCCCGCCCGCCGCCACTGGGCCGGGCTCGCGGTCGTCGGGGCCGGTGTCGTCCTCGGCTTCCCCCTGCTGACCACGCTGGCGCTGGAGACCTCCACCACCGCGCACGCCGCCGTCGTGGTCGGACTGCTCCCGCTGACCACCGCGCTCTTCTCCGCGCTGCGGGTCGGCACCCGGCCCTCGCGCACCTTCTGGATCGCGGCCCTGGCGGGCGCGGCGGCCGTGCTCGCCTTCACCGTGCAGCAGAGCGGCGGCGCCCTGTCCACCGCCGACCTGTACCTCTTCGCCGCGCTGCTGGTCTGCGCGGCCGGCTACACCGAGGGCGGCCGGCTGGCCCGGGTCATGCCGGGCTGGCAGGTGATCGGCTGGGCGCTGGTGCTGTGCCTGCCGCTGACCGTGCCCGTCGCCGCGCTCGCCCTGGCGCACGAACCCGTGCATCTGACCGCGCACAGCGTCACCGGCCTGCTGTGGGTGGCGGCGGGCTCGCAGTTCGTCGGGCTGGTCGTCTGGTACCGCGGCATGGCGGCCATCGGCATCCCCAAGGCCAGCCAGTTGCAGCTCGCCCAGCCGCTGCTCACACTGGTGTGGTCGGTGCTGCTGCTGGGCGAGCACCTCACGGTCGCCGCCCCGCTGACGGCCGCGGCGGTGCTGGTCTGCATCGCCGTCACACAGCGATCACGCGGCTGA
- a CDS encoding GNAT family N-acetyltransferase, whose translation MTDTASLPEGYEISTDPGRVDRERVHHWLSTDAYWALGRTREKQDRAIEGSLNFGVHETVSGEQVAYARVITDRATFAWLCDVYVDPSVRGKGVGSALVAAVRDEMRKYGVRRVLLATHDAHGVYAKLGFAQLERPEHWMALIFGE comes from the coding sequence ATGACCGACACGGCGAGCCTGCCCGAGGGCTACGAGATCTCCACCGACCCCGGCCGCGTCGACCGCGAGCGCGTGCACCACTGGCTGTCCACCGACGCGTACTGGGCGCTGGGGCGGACCCGGGAGAAGCAGGACCGGGCGATCGAGGGCTCGCTCAACTTCGGCGTCCACGAGACGGTGTCGGGGGAGCAGGTCGCGTACGCCCGGGTGATCACCGACCGGGCGACCTTCGCATGGCTGTGTGACGTGTACGTCGATCCATCGGTGCGCGGCAAGGGTGTAGGAAGCGCGCTCGTGGCCGCCGTACGGGACGAGATGCGGAAGTACGGGGTGCGGCGCGTTCTCCTCGCCACGCACGACGCGCACGGGGTGTACGCGAAACTCGGGTTCGCGCAGCTGGAACGGCCCGAGCACTGGATGGCGCTCATCTTCGGCGAGTGA